In Streptomyces alboniger, the following are encoded in one genomic region:
- a CDS encoding class E sortase, whose protein sequence is MAATTEDDEKQAEAPAPAPAPRRRGRGPLALAVSVFGELLITAGLVLGLFVVYSLWWTNVVADREAHKQSDKVRDRWAGGPGSVDTRGGIGFLHVPAMGNGEILVKPGTDSKLLNDGVAGYYKKPIKSAMPEDKEGNFALAAHRDGHGARFHKIDKIEKGDAIVYESRDKWYVYKVYATLPSTSKYNVKVLDPIPKESGAKKPGRYITLTTCTPVFTSNYRYVVWGELERIEKVDNKRTPPPELK, encoded by the coding sequence GTGGCAGCCACGACCGAAGACGACGAGAAGCAGGCCGAGGCGCCCGCTCCGGCGCCCGCCCCACGACGCCGGGGCCGCGGCCCCCTCGCCCTGGCGGTCAGCGTCTTCGGCGAACTCCTGATCACCGCGGGGCTCGTGCTCGGCCTCTTCGTCGTCTACTCCCTGTGGTGGACGAACGTCGTAGCCGACCGCGAGGCGCACAAGCAGAGCGACAAGGTGCGCGACCGCTGGGCGGGCGGCCCGGGCAGCGTCGACACCAGGGGCGGCATCGGCTTCCTCCACGTACCCGCGATGGGCAACGGCGAGATCCTGGTCAAGCCGGGTACCGACAGCAAGCTCCTGAACGACGGCGTCGCCGGCTACTACAAGAAGCCGATCAAGTCGGCCATGCCCGAGGACAAGGAGGGCAACTTCGCGCTGGCCGCGCACCGCGACGGGCACGGCGCGAGGTTCCACAAGATCGACAAGATCGAGAAGGGCGACGCGATCGTCTACGAGTCGCGCGACAAGTGGTACGTGTACAAGGTGTACGCGACGCTGCCCTCGACCTCGAAGTACAACGTGAAGGTCCTCGACCCGATCCCCAAGGAGTCGGGCGCGAAGAAGCCGGGCCGCTACATCACGCTGACGACCTGCACGCCGGTCTTCACCTCCAACTACCGCTACGTCGTGTGGGGCGAGCTGGAGCGGATCGAGAAGGTCGACAACAAGCGGACGCCTCCGCCGGAACTGAAGTGA
- the pknB gene encoding Stk1 family PASTA domain-containing Ser/Thr kinase has translation MEEPRRLGGRYELGQVLGRGGMAEVYLAHDTRLGRTVAVKTLRVDLARDPSFQARFRREAQSAASLNHPAIVAVYDTGEDYVDGVSIPYIVMEYVDGSTLRELLHSGRKLLPERAMEMTIGILQALEYSHRNGIVHRDIKPANVMLTRNGQVKVMDFGIARAMGESGMTMTQTAAVIGTAQYLSPEQAKGEQVDARSDLYSTGCLLYELLTVRPPFVGDSPVAVAYQHVREEPQAPSVFDGEITPEMDAIVLKALTKDPDYRYQSADEMRADIEACLDGQPVAATAAMGAVGYGGTDGYGADQQTAMLRPQNGGQTAMMPPVSPEGGYGSDEAGHGRRQKKSNASTWLLILAGVLVLVGAILIGKFAFSGDGGSDGQMKAPDLVGETEAEAKDSATNVGLKFKVGERKACAKYPKGEVCDQTPEADADVEKGDTVTVTVSTGSPKILVPDVQGLSYEEARSQLKAKGFTSIERETEESDRTPGKVIGQDPPGDSKIEKSETITLTVAEEKKQVNVPDVTGLDYAAAEKQLKANGFAATRSDVASDEVDEGKVIKTTPSAGTPADPGSTVAVQVAKAPEETTVPTLMGQKLKDARKAIEDAGLSVGTITGPQDDDALVVLSTPGAGEKAEPGTAVDLTTAGGGGNGNGGGNGGNGGGDDGGGFIGGLSQRDSHRDPYLGQD, from the coding sequence ATGGAAGAGCCGCGTCGCCTCGGCGGCCGGTACGAGCTGGGCCAGGTGCTCGGCCGTGGTGGGATGGCGGAGGTCTACCTCGCGCACGACACCCGCCTCGGACGCACCGTGGCGGTGAAGACGCTGCGGGTCGACCTCGCCCGCGATCCGTCGTTCCAGGCCCGGTTCCGCCGTGAGGCCCAGTCTGCCGCCTCGCTCAACCACCCGGCGATCGTCGCGGTCTACGACACTGGCGAGGACTACGTCGACGGGGTCTCCATCCCGTACATCGTGATGGAGTACGTCGACGGTTCCACGCTGCGCGAGCTGCTGCACTCCGGCCGCAAGCTCCTGCCGGAGCGGGCCATGGAGATGACGATCGGCATCCTCCAGGCCCTGGAGTACTCCCACCGGAACGGCATCGTCCACCGCGACATCAAGCCCGCGAACGTCATGCTGACGCGCAACGGCCAGGTCAAGGTCATGGACTTCGGCATCGCCCGCGCCATGGGCGAGTCCGGCATGACGATGACGCAGACGGCCGCGGTCATCGGCACGGCCCAGTACCTCTCGCCCGAGCAGGCCAAGGGCGAGCAGGTCGACGCCCGCTCCGACCTGTACTCCACCGGCTGTCTGCTCTACGAGCTGCTCACCGTCCGGCCGCCGTTCGTCGGCGACTCCCCGGTCGCGGTCGCCTACCAGCACGTGCGCGAGGAGCCGCAGGCCCCGAGCGTCTTCGACGGAGAGATCACTCCGGAGATGGACGCCATCGTCCTGAAGGCCCTCACCAAGGACCCGGACTACCGCTACCAGTCGGCCGACGAGATGCGCGCCGACATCGAGGCGTGCCTGGACGGCCAGCCCGTCGCCGCCACCGCCGCCATGGGCGCGGTCGGCTACGGCGGGACCGACGGCTACGGGGCCGACCAGCAGACGGCGATGCTGCGCCCGCAGAACGGCGGCCAGACGGCGATGATGCCGCCGGTCAGCCCCGAGGGGGGCTACGGCTCGGACGAGGCCGGCCACGGCCGCCGTCAGAAGAAGAGCAACGCGTCGACCTGGCTGCTGATCCTCGCGGGCGTGCTGGTCCTGGTGGGGGCGATCCTCATCGGGAAGTTCGCGTTCAGCGGGGACGGCGGCAGTGACGGACAGATGAAGGCGCCGGATCTCGTCGGTGAGACCGAGGCCGAGGCCAAGGACTCGGCCACGAACGTCGGACTGAAGTTCAAGGTCGGCGAGCGCAAGGCGTGCGCGAAGTACCCGAAGGGCGAGGTCTGTGACCAGACCCCCGAGGCGGACGCCGACGTAGAGAAGGGTGACACCGTCACGGTGACGGTGTCGACGGGCTCCCCGAAGATCCTCGTCCCGGATGTGCAGGGACTGAGCTACGAGGAGGCCAGGAGCCAGCTCAAGGCCAAGGGCTTCACCTCCATCGAGCGGGAGACCGAGGAGTCCGACCGGACCCCCGGCAAGGTCATCGGCCAGGACCCGCCGGGCGACAGCAAGATCGAGAAGAGCGAGACCATCACGCTGACCGTCGCCGAGGAGAAGAAGCAGGTCAACGTCCCCGACGTGACCGGCCTCGACTACGCGGCGGCCGAGAAGCAGCTCAAGGCCAACGGTTTCGCGGCCACCCGGTCGGACGTCGCCAGCGACGAGGTGGACGAGGGCAAGGTCATCAAGACCACGCCTTCGGCGGGCACGCCCGCCGACCCCGGCTCCACCGTCGCCGTCCAGGTCGCCAAGGCCCCCGAGGAGACCACCGTCCCGACGCTGATGGGCCAGAAGCTCAAGGACGCCCGTAAGGCCATCGAGGACGCCGGGCTGTCGGTCGGCACCATCACCGGCCCGCAGGACGACGACGCCCTCGTGGTCCTCTCCACGCCCGGCGCGGGCGAGAAGGCGGAGCCCGGCACGGCGGTCGACCTGACCACCGCGGGCGGCGGCGGCAACGGAAACGGCGGTGGCAACGGCGGCAACGGCGGCGGAGACGACGGCGGCGGCTTCATCGGCGGTCTGTCGCAGCGTGACTCCCACCGGGATCCGTACCTCGGCCAGGACTGA